The stretch of DNA GCAGGGCGGCATGGAAGACATGAAAACCGCCAGCGCAGACCGCCAGATGACCTACGTGGTGGGCAAGACCGCAGGCAGCGACGTGACCACCGATACGGGCGAAGTGATCGTGCATAAGGGCGTGACTATCACCCCCTTCCAGGCCGAACGCGCTCAGCAGACCGGCAAATTGGCCGCACTGACCGCAGCAGCCACGGGCGGCTCTATCTCCGACAGCGTGCAGGACATCCGTGAGCGCCGTGAGCTGGATCCCAACTCGCTGGAAGCCACGGTGGGCCGCCGCGTCAAGAGCGATGTCCGTGCGCCCAGCGGAAGTCTCGTGGCGGCGCAGGGCCAGATCGTGACGCCTGCCCTGGCAGACCGCGCCCGCCACCTGAACGCTGAAGCCGCCCTGATCGCCGCCACCACCGGAACCAAACCTGCGTCCAGTGACGGCGCGAGTGGTGCTGGCGCAACCGCAGCTTTGGCGGGCGGTGTCGCCAGCGTCAGTGAAGGCGCAAGCAACTTGCTGGACAAGGCCAAGAGCTGGTTCGGCGAGAAGCGCGAGCAGACCGAAGAAGCCCTTGAGAACCGCCAGCAGGAAGCGCAGGAACAGAAGATCCGCGACGCACTTGGCCGCCCCGTGAACCGTGTGATCCTGGCTCCCGACGATTCCATCATCCTGAACATCGGTGAAATCGTGACGCATAAGGCTGTCGAGTCTGCCCGCAGCGGCGATGTGCTGGACATCTTGCTGGACAGCATCAGCAAGGAAACCGTGACCATCGATCCCCTGAGCGTCCGGCCCCACGAAACGGGTTCGGCGGCACTGGAAGGCCAGAGCGATTTGGGCGACACGCCCAACGTCCCCGCCAACGCGAACGATCCTCACCGCCCTATGTAAACGGGCATTGAGGGTTGGGTGATCAACCCTCAACATCAATATTGAAAAGAACAGAGACAGCCTCAGGATTGGCTGTCTCTGTTCTTTTATATGCCGTAGTTTGGCGGCTCTCAATTCCTGAAAATGACTTCCTCACGGCCAAAGGAACGCCGCGCCACGAGCGCCAGCACGAACGCGCCCAGCAAGTTGGCGGCAATGGCGATCAGCACGTT from Deinococcus sp. QL22 encodes:
- a CDS encoding PRC-barrel domain-containing protein: MIKGKEILGRNIVAISTGERVESVRDVIFDHQGNQVLGLLVDEGGWFHAAKVVPFEKIRSFGEDVIMIGDPEDVTGTREDGRLSEALSSDVSLIGMTLLTTDGQNLGKIADVFFDESTGYVEGYEATGGLFSDMSSGRTFIPTPESVQIGTDAAIVPVSVAAAMQESEAGGIQGALHSAGQSISGAYQSAAEGVKGAYENISEATKERQKEYSVGKTAGGDITLEDGTVIVHKGDTITEEQVTAAEGAGKLGALATAATGGVLAGAYDSAKERVQGGMEDMKTASADRQMTYVVGKTAGSDVTTDTGEVIVHKGVTITPFQAERAQQTGKLAALTAAATGGSISDSVQDIRERRELDPNSLEATVGRRVKSDVRAPSGSLVAAQGQIVTPALADRARHLNAEAALIAATTGTKPASSDGASGAGATAALAGGVASVSEGASNLLDKAKSWFGEKREQTEEALENRQQEAQEQKIRDALGRPVNRVILAPDDSIILNIGEIVTHKAVESARSGDVLDILLDSISKETVTIDPLSVRPHETGSAALEGQSDLGDTPNVPANANDPHRPM